A stretch of Macadamia integrifolia cultivar HAES 741 chromosome 7, SCU_Mint_v3, whole genome shotgun sequence DNA encodes these proteins:
- the LOC122084169 gene encoding conserved oligomeric Golgi complex subunit 4-like has protein sequence MSSTNRSSSVTDEVQENSVSSVNFGSSEALEQVRKLTDVGAITRLLHECIAYQRDLDLGLDQLLSQRTDLDRELFNLQKSAEVLEIVKADSDHMLANVRSTCYLADQVSGKVRELDLAQSRVQATLSRIDATVERGNCIEGVKRALDAEDYEAAAQYIRTFLEIDAKYKDSGSDQREQLLASKRQLEGIVRKRLSTAVDQRDHPTILRFVSLFSPLGLEEEGLQVYVAYLRKVIAMRSRLEFENLVELMEQNLGGQSQVDFVGCLTNLFKDIVLAVEENDGILRGLCGEDGIVYAICELQEECDSRGSLILKKYMDYRKLVRLASEINSYSKNLLSVGAAEGPDPREIELFLEEILSLTQLGEDYTDFMVSKIRGLSSVDPELGPRATKAFRSGSFNKVVQDVTGFYVILEEFFMVENVRKAIKIDEHVPNSLTTSMVDDVFYVLQSCCRRAISTSNINPVLAVLSGAMNLLSNEYQEALQLKMREPNLGAKLFSGGVGVLKTGTEIATTLNNIDVSSEYILKLRNEIEEQCTEVFPAPANREKVKSCLSLLGEISNSFKQTWNAGIEQLVASVTPRIRPVLDTVATVSYELSEAEYAENEVNDPWVHGLLHAVETNAAWFQPLMTANNYDSFVHSIIDFIVRRLEVIMMQKRFSQLGGLQLDRDARALVSHFSSMTQRTVRDKFARLTQMATILNLEKVSEILDFWGENSGPMTWRLTPAEVRRVLGLRVDFKPEAIAALKL, from the exons ATGTCTTCGACGAACAGATCTTCTTCAGTTACCGACGAAGTTCAAGAGAATTCCGTTTCCTCTGTAAATTTTGGGAGCTCTGAAGCCCTAGAACAAGTTCGTAAGCTTACAGATGTGGGAGCCATCACCCGTCTTCTCCATGAGTGCATAGCCTATCAGCGTGACCTTGATCTCGGACTCGACCAACTACTCTCTCAACGCACCGATCTCGACAGAGAGCTCTTCAATTTACAGAAATCCGCCGAAGTCCTAGAGATCGTTAAGGCAGATTCCGATCACATGCTCGCAAACGTCCGCTCCACCTGCTATCTCGCCGACCAGGTTAGCGGTAAAGTCAGGGAGCTTGATCTCGCCCAATCTCGTGTCCAAGCAACGCTGTCACGAATCGATGCCACTGTTGAGAGGGGTAATTGCATCGAGGGAGTGAAGAGAGCTCTTGATGCGGAGGATTATGAAGCAGCCGCCCAGTACATTCGGACGTTCCTGGAGATCGATGCGAAATACAAGGACTCAGGATCGGATCAGAGGGAACAGTTACTTGCGTCGAAGAGACAGCTCGAAGGAATTGTTCGGAAGAGACTCTCCACCGCAGTTGATCAACGTGATCATCCCACAATCCTACGGTTCGTTAGTCTCTTTTCGCCGCTTGGccttgaagaagaagggttGCAGGTTTATGTTGCATACCTGAGGAAAGTGATTGCCATGAGGTCTAGGTTAGAATTTGAGAATTTGGTGGAGCTTATGGAGCAGAACCTAGGTGGGCAGAGCCAGGTTGATTTCGTTGGTTGCTTGACGAACCTGTTCAAAGACATTGTCTTGGCTGTTGAAGAAAACGATGGGATCCTTCGGGGCCTCTGTGGGGAAGACGGGATCGTCTATGCCATCTGTGAGCTTCAAGAAGAATGTGATTCCCGAGGTTCTCTCATCTTAAAGAAGTATATGGACTACAGGAAACTGGTTAGGTTGGCATCGGAAATAAATTCCTACAGTAAAAATCTGCTTTCAGTTGGAGCTGCAGAAGGACCAGATCCAAGGGAGATTGAGTTGTTCCTGGAAGAGATATTGTCACTGACACAGTTGGGCGAGGACTACACGGATTTCATGGTGTCAAAGATCAGGGGATTGAGTTCTGTCGATCCAGAATTGGGTCCTCGAGCCACAAAAGCATTTAGGAGTGGAAGCTTCAATAAAGTTGTTCAAGATGTTACTGGGTTTTATGTGATTCTGGAGGAGTTCTTTATGGTAGAAAATGTTAGGAAGGCCATAAAGATTGACGAGCATGTTCCTAACAGCCTGACAACTTCGATGGTGGATGATGTGTTCTATGTTTTACAGAGTTGCTGCAGAAGGGCTATATCAACTTCAAATATTAACCCTGTCCTTGCAGTTCTCAGTGGTGCAATGAATTTGCTGAGTAATGAATACCAGGAGGCACTGCAGCTAAAAATGAGAGAGCCAAACCTGGGTGCGAAGCTGTTCTCAGGTGGTGTTGGTGTGCTAAAGACAGGCACAGAGATCGCAACTACTCTAAACAATATTGATGTGAGTAGTGAGTACATCCTAAAACTACGCAATGAGATTGAGGAGCAATGCACCGAG GTGTTCCCTGCCCCAGCCAATAGGGAGAAGGTGAAATCTTGCTTATCCTTATTGGGAGAGATAAGCAACAGTTTCAAGCAAACCTGGAATGCTGGCATAGAGCAATTAGTGGCCAGTGTGACACCTCGCATCCGTCCAGTGTTGGACACTGTAGCAACAGTCAGCTATGAGCTCTCTGAGGCTGAGTATGCAGAGAATGAGGTGAACGACCCATGGGTCCACGGGCTCCTCCATGCTGTTGAGACCAATGCAGCATGGTTCCAGCCGCTGATGACAGCCAATAACTATGATTCATTTGTCCACTCAATCATCGATTTCATCGTTAGGAGACTTGAAGTCATCATGATGCAGAAGAGATTCAGTCAACTTGGGGGCCTGCAGCTTGACAGGGATGCAAGGGCTCTAGTGAGTCATTTCTCCAGCATGACACAAAGGACTGTGAGAGACAAGTTTGCTCGTCTAACGCAGATGGCAACCATCCTCAACTTGGAGAAGGTCTCTGAGATACTGGATTTCTGGGGTGAGAACTCAGGGCCCATGACCTGGAGATTAACTCCTGCTGAGGTGAGGAGGGTGTTGGGCCTTAGGGTTGATTTTAAACCTGAAGCAATTGCTGCTCTTAAATTGTAA
- the LOC122083697 gene encoding protein ALP1-like translates to MNPTTTTASTNNNKKRRRKDGEDNNNKNEDEGKEGKKDLKEILTSLLLFEEQDRSNQNDWAKADQLEKQLFETNHKQKTQAMLDYYSQLQDSNSDMEESDAQLRAKRSRLSAAAAVAVASAMSKPEASITSTVGSGGVATGHHRRLWVKDRSRAWWDQCNNPDFPESEFKRAFRMGRATFDFICEELNSVVAKEDTMLRAAIPVRQRVAVCIWRLATGEPLRLVSKRFGLGISTCHKLVLEVCSAIKTVLMPKFLQWPDDESLKKIKDDYESISGIPNVVGSMYTTHIPIIAPKISVAAYFNKRHTERNQKTSYSITVQGVVDQKGLFTDVCIGWPGSLPDDQVLEKSALYQRASGGLLKGVWIVGSSGYPLMDWVLVPYTHQHLTWTQHAFNEKIGEIQRIAKDAFSRLKGRWCCLQKRTEVKLQDLPVVLGACCVLHNICEMRNEGMDPELKFELNDDEVVPENCLRSASSMHTRDNIAHNLLHHGLAGTAFL, encoded by the coding sequence ATGAATCCAACTACCACCACCGCCAgcaccaacaacaacaagaagCGGCGGAGGAAGGATGGAgaagacaacaacaacaaaaatgaagatgagggcaaggaagggaagaaggaCTTGAAGGAGATCCTTACTTCGTTGCTCTTGTTCGAAGAGCAAGACAGATCGAACCAGAACGATTGGGCCAAGGCGGACCAGCTCGAGAAGCAGCTCTTTGAGACCAATCACAAACAGAAAACCCAAGCCATGCTCGATTACTACTCTCAGCTTCAAGATTCTAACTCAGACATGGAGGAATCTGATGCCCAATTGCGTGCCAAGCGTTCCCGCCTCTCTGCCGCTGCTGCCGTCGCCGTTGCTTCCGCCATGTCCAAGCCCGAAGCATCCATCACTTCGACCGTCGGCAGTGGCGGCGTTGCTACTGGTCACCACCGCCGCCTCTGGGTTAAGGACCGTTCTAGGGCTTGGTGGGATCAGTGTAACAATCCCGATTTCCCAGAGAGCGAATTCAAGCGCGCGTTTCGGATGGGAAGGGCTACCTTCGACTTTATATGTGAGGAGCTCAATTCGGTCGTCGCCAAGGAGGATACCATGCTTCGCGCTGCAATCCCTGTTCGCCAACGTGTGGCCGTCTGCATATGGAGATTGGCCACTGGTGAGCCTCTCCGTCTCGTCTCTAAGCGATTCGGATTGGGCATATCGACTTGCCATAAACTGGTTCTTGAGGTTTGTTCCGCCATTAAGACCGTTTTGATGCCCAAATTTCTGCAATGGCCCGACGATGAGTCCCTGAAGAAGATCAAGGATGATTACGAATCCATTTCTGGGATTCCGAATGTGGTCGGCTCCATGTACACTACCCATATCCCAATTATTGCTCCCAAGATCAGTGTGGCTGCGTATTTCAATAAGAGACACACAGAGCGTAACCAGAAGACTTCTTATTCGATTACAGTTCAGGGGGTTGTTGATCAAAAAGGGTTGTTTACAGATGTCTGCATTGGGTGGCCTGGTTCATTGCCTGATGACCAAGTTCTCGAGAAGTCTGCTCTGTATCAACGAGCTAGTGGAGGGCTCTTGAAGGGTGTTTGGATTGTTGGAAGCTCTGGGTATCCTCTAATGGATTGGGTCTTGGTGCCTTACACCCACCAGCATCTAACTTGGACCCAACACGCCTTCAATGAGAAAATTGGGGAGATTCAACGAATTGCTAAGGATGCTTTCTCGAGATTGAAGGGGAGATGGTGCTGCTTACAGAAGCGAACCGAGGTAAAGCTCCAGGACTTGCCCGTGGTTCTTGGTGCTTGCTGCGTCTTGCACAACATCTGCGAAATGAGGAATGAAGGAATGGATCCAGAGCTAAAGTTTGAGCTCAATGACGATGAGGTCGTCCCTGAGAACTGTCTAAGATCGGCGAGTTCCATGCATACTAGGGATAACATTGCTCATAATCTCCTCCACCATGGTCTTGCAGGCACTGCTTTTTTGTAg